The nucleotide window GGCTATCTCTTCGCGCTGACCTTCTACTGGCTCTTTTTCTGCCTGCCGGTCATCGGTTGGCATGCGCTTGAGGGCAATGACGGGCGCCTGTTTTCAGAAAGGCTGCCCTGGCGTGACTGGTGGATCATTCCGCTGCTGCTGGCGCAGGCCGGGCTCGTGGCAATGGTCAATTTCGCGCCCAATACTTCGATCCTGACCAGTGGCTCAATGTATCTGGCCCTACTGATCGCCACCATTAATGGACCGGTCGAAGAAATCGCCTGGCGCGGCGGTTTCATGGGCACGTTTCGCGACAGGCCGCGTCTCGGCTTTTGGCTGGGCTGGGGCCTTTTCACGGCCTGGCATGTGCCGCTCGCCATGAGCCATGGCATCGTCTTTGACGGAGGTGCGCTCGCGCTCGTGGGCGGCGCCGCCGGACTGGGCCTGCTCTGGAACTGGATCGCCTGGCGCACCGGCTCGGTCTTTTATGTCGGCCTGGCCCATTTCCTCACCAACATCTTCGCCTTCTGGGTGCTGTTCGACCGGAACGGATTTAACTGAAGCCGCCTTGCGCAAACCCCGAAAAACCTTGTATGTCGGCACCAATTTCAAGGTGTACCCACCAGTACGGCAAGGAGCTTGTTCCAATATGGCCACCCATTCCCTTTTCCTTTTGCCCGGTGACGGCATCGGCACCGAGATCATGGTCGAGGTGGAAAAGCTCATCGCCTGGACCAATTCCGAAGGCCTGACGGATTTCTCGACGGATTCGGGCCTCGCCGGTGGCGCTGCCTATGATGCCCATGGCGTGGCCATTACCGACGAAGACGTGGCCAAGGCCAAGGCCGCCGATGCGGTGATCTTCGGCGCTGTTGGTGGTCCCAAATGGGACAATGTTCCCTATGAACACCGTCCCGAAGCCGCCCTCTTGCGCCTACGCAAGGAACTGGCCGTTTTTGCCAATCTGCGCCCCGCCATCTGCTATCCGGCCCTGGCCTCGGCCTCCTCGCTCAAGCGCGAGCTGGTGGAAGGCCTCGATATCCTGATCGTGCGCGAATTGACCGGCGGCGTCTATTTCGGTGAACCGAAAACCATTACCGACCTGGGTGATGGCCAGAAGCGCGCCGTGGACACCCAGGTCTATGAGACCTATGAAATCGACCGCATTGCCCGCGTGGCCTTCGACCTGGCCCGCACCCGCGGCGGCAAAGTCCATTCTGCCGACAAGAAAAACGTGATGAAGTCCGGCGTGCTCTGGGACGAAGTGGTCAAGGGCGTCGGCAAGGACTATCCCGACGTCGAGCTGCACCACATTCTGGCCGACAACGCCGCCATGCAGCTGGTGCGCACGCCAAAACAGTTCGACGTCATGGTCACCGACAATCTGTTCGGCGACATCCTCTCGGACGTTGCTGCCATGCTCACCGGTTCCCTTGGCATGCTGCCCTCCGCCTCGCTCGGCGCGCCCGATCCGGTGACCGGCAAGCGCAAGGCCTTCTATGAGCCCGTGCACGGCTCGGCCCCCGACATTGCCGGCCAGGGCATTGCCAACCCCATCGCCATGATCGCCAGCTTCGCCATGGCACTGCGCTATTCGTTCAATATGGGCGAGCTGGCCAATCAGGTTGAAGGCGCCATCTCGGCCGTGCTCAGCGATGGCCTGCGCACCGGCGATATCGCCCAGGACAATTGCAAGACCGTCGGCACCGAAGAAATGGGCGCGGCGATTTTGGCGAAGTTGAAGAAATAAGGACCGATCTCAGCTGACCATCGGCAGTCACCCCGGCCAAGGCCGGAATGACATCGAGTGAGTCAGGACACTTCGCACAAACAAAAAGCCCCGGTGTCACCACCGGGGCTTTTGCATTCAGGCAAATGCCAGACGCTTATTCAGCAGAAGCGGCTTCCTCGGCGGGGGCTTCAGCCGGAGCATTGGCCGCAGCTTCGCGAGCGGCCTTTTCTTCAGCGCGTTCCTTGGCCTTATCGCCCGGGACACCCTTGTTCGGGTTGTTGCGGGCTTCGCGCTTGGCAAGGCCAGCAGCGTCCAGGAAACGCAGCACGCGGTCGGTGGGCTGGGCGCCCTGCGACAGCCAATGCTGGGCGCGCTCATTGTTCAGCACGACGCGGTTTTCAGCGTCCTTGGCGAGCAGCGGGTTGAAGGTGCCCAGCTTTTCGATGAAACGGCCATCGCGCGGCGAACGGGCATCGGCAATGACGATGTGGTAGAAGGGGCGCTTCTTGGTGCCAGCGCGGGCAAGGCGGATCTTGAGAGCCATTTTGCAGTCCTGTCAGTTAAGTCGAGTTGTTATATTCGGGGTTATTTCTTCTTGCCCAGGCCCGGCAGGCCAGGGAAACGGGGCGCTCCGCCAAGACCGGGCAAAGCCGGTCCGCCGGAGGATTTCAAAAGCGCATTGACGTCGCTGGGCAGCGATTTCTGCGCGGGAAGCTCTGCCGAGGGCAGGCCCTTCAATTGTTCAGGGTCGACGCCGGCCTGGCGGGCCATGGCTTCGAGCTGCTTGGGGTCCATTTTCGACAGATCGGGCATGCCACCCATCATCTGCCCCATCTTGCCGCCAAACATACCGCCCAGCGCGCCCATGCCACCCTTGCCGACCTTCTTCATCATGTCGGCCATCTGGCGGTGCTGCTTGGCGAGCTTGTTGATTTCCGAGACCTCGACGCCCGCGCCAGCGGCAATGCGCTTGCGGCGGCTGGCATTGAGCAGGTCCGGATTGGCCCGCTCTTTTTTGGTCATGGAACTGATAATGGCGATCTGGCGGTCAAAGACCTTCTCGTCGATATTGGCGCCGGCCATGGCCTTTTTGAGCTGGCCCGCACCGGGCAGCAGACCCATCAGGCCGCCCATGCCGCCCATCTTCTTCATCTGCTGCAATTGGCTGCGCAGATCCTCGAAGTCGAAGGAGCCCTTTTTGAGCTTCTTGGCCATCTTCTGGGCGTCTTCGGCGGAGACGTGCTCGGCAGCCTTTTCGACGAGGCTGACAATGTCGCCCATGCCCAGAATACGGTCGGCGATACGCGAAGGATGGAAATCCTCCAGCGCATCCATTTTTTCGCCCACACCAATCAGCTTGATCGGCTTGCCGGTGGCCGCGCGCATCGAAAGCGCCGCACCGCCGCGCCCATCGCCATCGACACGGGTCATGACGATGCCGGTCACGTCGAGACGGCTATCGAAACTGCGCGCGACGTTGATCGCGTCCTGGCCGGTCAGCGCATCGACAACCAGCAGAATTTCGTGCGGCTTGGCGATCTCCTTGATGGAGACCGTTTCGGCCATCAGCTCTTCATCGATATGGGTGCGGCCGGCCGTATCGAGGATGAGCACGTCATAACCGCCCAGGCGCGCTTCGCGCTCGGCGCGGCGGGCAATCTCAACCGGCGTCTCGGTGGCAACGATGGGCAGCGTATCGACACCCACCTGCTCGCCCAGCACCTTGAGCTGTTCCATGGCGGCCGGGCGGCGCGTATCGAGCGAGGCCAGCAGCACATTCTTGCGCTGCTTGTCCTTGAGGCGCTTGGCGATTTTGGCGGTTGTGGTGGTCTTGCCCGAACCCTGCAGACCCACCATGAGGAGGGTGACGGGCGCGGGCGCATTGAGGTCGATGGTGACAGCGTCCGAACCCAGCACCTGGACCAGCTCGTCATTGACGATCTTGACCACTTGCTGGCCCGGCGTCACAGAGCGGGTCACCTCGGCGCCGACGGCGCGCTCGCGCACCTGCTCGACAAAGGCGCGGACCACTTCGAGCGAAACATCGGCCTCGATCAGCGCCCGGCGGATTTCGCGCATGGCCGCATCGACATCGGCCGCGTTGAGCGCGCCGCGTCCGCGAAGACCATCGAAAATTTTGCCAAGCCGGTCGCTTAAGCTCTCAAACATGTCTCGTCCTTTTCGCTCGCAGGCCAATCCCGCAAGAGATAGGGTCCATAAGGCCAAATGCAAAACCCACCCGCGGGCGCAACGCGCTGGCGGATGTTGGCCTCCGGGATCGTGGAACCCTTGCGGGGCCCCGGTCGGCTGGTCAGGAGCAAAAGCCTGATGAACGGGCTGGCTTTAGGGGAAAGCCGACGACGAGTCAAGGAAAGCCGGCAAGATCGCGGACGCGGATCGGCGGCCGGTCATCAATGCACAGCAGCCCCTCCGGACCAAGCGCGCCCTTCAGCTGGGTCAGGGCTGCTTGTTCCAATTCGGGATGCCGGCCATCCAGCGCGCCCACCCGCATGGCAAAGGCGAGATCGAACCGGGATTCATTGGCATAAAGCTGGAAGGTTTCGACGGACGCCTGCCGGAATTCCAACCGCCCGCTCGCCAATTCCGCAGCCGAGCCCGCAATGGCCAGTGCGATCGCCTTGGCCGAGCGGTCAATGGCAACGATCTTGCCCGAGCCGAGCATATGGCTGACCGCCCGCGCCGCCACGCCCGGGCCGCAGCCGATCTCGAGCACGCGCATATCCGGACGCAGCGGCAGGGCCGCGACCTGTCGGGCAATTCTGGGAGACATCTTCTGGTTCATGAGCACTCCCTTATCGTCAGGGGCCGTCACCACGTGTCAGGAGCGCCCCAACCTGTCCGTAGCCTTTCCGGTTCGTGACGGGCCGGGCAAAACAATGACCAAACCCTAACTTGTCCCCGGCCGCGGGCTGCCGTCATCCTTTCTCCTATCCCAAAAAAGGAGGAAATGACGTGACTCGCCCGCTCAAGATTGCCCTGGCCCTGCCGCTTCTGGCCGTGTCCATACCCGCCTTTGCCGTCTCAACGCCCGAGGCCGTACTCAACGATGCAAACCGGCCGGTCACCGCTATTGCGGCCGAACTCGACGTAACGCCGCTGCAATTTGCCACCTGTTTTGCCGGCGTCAGCCCGGCCCGGACCGAAGCAGAGCTGAACGGCCAGCGCGAACGCAACAATAAGGCCATTCTTCTGCCCTGCCTGCAGGCGATCAATCCCGATATCACCAACGCCCGGCTCGACATGGTGATGGACAAATATCGCGCCGGTCCACCAGGGAACTGAGTGGCGCCCCATGCCGGGGACGTCTTATGGTAATCCCGCAATTGCGGCGGCGGCGGGGGCGACATGGCAATGATTGAAACAGCCCAGGCGCTTGCACTGGCCAAAGGAAAACGGGCCATAGGGATCGATGGTCTGCCTGTATCGGGCAAATCGACCCTCGCCGAGCACCTGCAGGCGGAATTGGGTGCGGTCTGCCTCTATCTGGACGATTTCGTCATACCCGAAGACCTTTGGCCATGGCCGCACCGGCCAGCCTATCCATTCCCCTATATGCGATATGCCGAGTTTCTGGAGGCGGCAGCGGCGCTCACTACGGATCAGACCTGCACTTATCAGCCCTATGACTGGGCGACGGGGCAACTCGCAGGGCCCCGAACCTTACATGCCGGAGCCGGCCCGGTCGTGATCGAAGGCGTGTCGGCGCTCTGCGAAACGCTATCTCCATTCTATGACCTGCGAATCTGGGTGCAGAGCGATGCGGCAACGACACTCGCTGCCGCCTATGACCGCGACGGACGTTCCTGGCACAGGCAATGGCGGGATTATTTCCTGCCCAGCGTTGAGCTCTATATGGCCACCCATCCACGCGATCGCGCTGACGTCGTCGTCAGGGGCCGCGGTGCCTAGGGATTAATGCCCATGCCCTGCCAGCCGCATCAGGCGCGAACGCAACCGCGTCGGTAGGGCCAGAACCAGCCGCTTTATTGCGGGCCGCAACAGCACGTCCCAGACCCGGAACATGACCCAGCCGCGCGGCGTGGCTGGCAGTGCATAGTCGCGCACCACCACGGTCTGTGTGGCAAATGTCAGTTTGTACGGCATGGCCGGTACACCCAGATCGCAGCCTTTAAGACCCTCTTCCGCGCAGGCTCGGATAATATCGCTCAATTGCAGCCTGCCAGGACTTTCCTCGGAATGGGAGAAGTCGCGGCTGGCCACATAGGCGTAGTAGCGATCGCCATGGACGAAGCCCCACTGCTCGGCCAGAGGCTGGTCATTATGCAACAGAACAAAGGCGCGAATATCGATATCGTCGCGCCCTACAAGGCTCGTGCAGAAATCGGCAAACCCGCCTTCGCGGAAGGCGCGCGAGGTCAGCCCCTGCTCGCTGAGCCGATCTGCCCGCCCTTCCAGCGTACGCGCAATCAGCGCCCGCTGATCCTCGGGTCGGTCAAGACGGCGCAATGTGGCAGGGCCGGACCGCTCCAGGCGATTGCGCGCATTGCGCATATTCTTGCGCGTCTTGGCCCGGATGGACGAAAAATAGCTGGCAAAATCGACATAGGCGTCGAGTGCGACATAGGGCGCGCCCTGCGCCTCGCCGGTTTGGATACAGGTTCTGGGCATGCCCCGAGCCAGCGCCGAGCCATCGCGCACCTTGAGTAGGCTCACCCCGTCGGCAGGCGATGCCGCCAGGGCCGCATGCAGCAAACGGGACACAGCCTCGCCCGCATCGGTATCGGCATCGATCAGGACATCCGACACTTGCGCAAAGGCATGTCCCAAAGGCACCAGCAGTGACCGCCTGCCGGTCCGGATGCGCTCGAGCGGCAGCACAGCGACCAATCGCCTGTCATCTTCAGCCACGGCAATGACGGGATCGAAATCCCGATTGCCGCGCGCCGCCTCGAAAGCAAAGACCGCTTTGACCCAGCCCAGGCTTTGAAACAAGCCCAGACCGCTGCTGCGCGTTTCCAGTTCGAGCCACCGGTGCGCCAGAACCTCGAGGGCCGCTCCGGTCTGCACAACCGAGGCCCGCAGACCGCGGCTGGCTGCTTGCGCGCCCCGGGCGCGGCGGTCTCTTGAACCGGAAATCGCGCCGGCAATACTCATTTCTCGAAACTGTGCGCCGGAATATCCCGCACACCCTCGGGCGCCGATGGGTCGACCTGGAAGTCGACGCTGTAGACTTTCTTCTTTTGCGGATTAAGCGGCGAGAACTTCACCGCCCCGGCAATGCCCAACTTGGTGAGATAGGAAAGGCCGGTCACCTGCTGGCTGAGCTTGTGCATTCCCAATTTGGAGCGCAGCACGCCATTGGCATAATTGACCGCATAATGCTTGCGCAGATCATCGGTCCAATGCTCGGTGGTGAAACTGACATTGAGCATGCCGTGATTGACCACGCGATGCGGACCGTTGAGCGGCCAATGCAGCATCTGCCCCGCTTCCAGATCATAGACCTGGGCGAAATCGTCGAACCATGGCTCGAAAGGCATATCGGTTTCGCGCAATTGTCCCAGGATCAGCTTTTCCAGCGCCGGCTGGGAAATGAAGGGGGCCTGGGCGGGATAGACATAAACCTTCTTGGTGCCGCGCACCTGCCACAGGCTCTGGCCCGGCACGTCAGAATGGTATTTCACCGAGACATTGGGCGAGGAAATGAGAATGGTCAGGTTCCGCTTATAGCTCTTGAACCCGGGCACCCGCTCCTCGAATTCGGCATAAAGGCTATCGAGCAATTCGCCATAGGCCGGGTTGGTCTTGGCCGGGGCCACGAGATTGACCCAGATATTGCCGTTTTTGACCGTCTCGATCACCTCGGCGCCCGACAGCCCCTTGATCTCGCCCTCCCGCCGCTTGGGCGGATTGCCCGGCGTCTTCTGCGAATAATTGACGTGATAGGCCTCGCGCGGGCTGTTTTCGATCAACGCGGCCAGAGCCGTATCGGTAAACAGGGGCGAATTGGCCAGGCTATGTTGCAGGCGCAATGCCTGGCTGCCCCAGATCTGGGGGTAATGGGGCTGCCAGTCGGTAATGATCTGATCGGAAATGAGCGGCATATTCATCGGTGCGGTCCCCGGAAAGAGCGGCGCTGAAGAAATTATTGGTAGCTCAGCCTAACGCATCTACACCCATATGCATCCCAAAGCTGGTCGGCTGGTTAAGATCGAGCCCAACGCAAATAGTTAAAACTAAAAGAAAATTTTAGCGCCCTGATGATATCGACAGGCAGGTCGTGTCCGTCGCGCGACGGGCCGGACTGGCAATTACAGGTCAGTTCCGCCATATAGGACGGCAAACCTGCCCTGCCGGGCGGCACAAATGTGGAATTGCGGCGTGAGCGACGTCCCCTTTTTCAAAATGAACGGACTGGGCAACCAGATAATCGTTGCCGATATGCGCGGCACCGCGGCCCGCATCACGCCCGAGGCCGCTATTGCCATCAATGCGCGCGCCGAAACGCGCTTTGACCAGATCATGGCCATCCACGATCCCAGGACACCGGGCACGGCAAACTATATCGAGATTATCAATTCCGACGGCAGCAGGGCCCAAGCCTGCGGCAATGGCATGCGCTGCGTGGTCCAGACGCTGAGCGCCGAACAGGGCCGGCAGCGTTTCACCTTTGAAACCATAGCCGGCATCCTGTTTGGCGAAGAGGCCGAAAACGGCCTGATCACGGTGGATATGGGCACGCCAAAATTCGCCTGGTACGACATTCCGCTCAATGAGGAATTTGCCGATACCCGCAAGGTGGAACTCCAGATCGGCCCGATAGACGCGCCGGTCCTGCATTCCCCTTCGGTCGCTTCCATGGGCAATCCCCACGCCACGTTCTGGGTCAAGGACGACGTGTGGTCCTATGCGCTCGACCGGTTTGGACCGCTGCTGGAAAACCATCCGCTCTTTCCCGAGCGCGCCAATATATCCATTGCCAATGTCGTCGCCCCCGACCGTATCATCCTCAGGACCTGGGAGCGTGGCGCGGGCCTGACCGAGGCCTGCGGCACGGCCGCTTGCGCGGCCCTGGTCAATGGCGCCCGCACCCGCCGCACCGCCCGCAAGGCGACCGTGACCGTGCCCGGCGGCGATCTTGTGGTGGAATGGCTCGACAACGACCATGTGACCCTGACCGGCCCCGCCGAAAACGAGTGGTCCGGCAGGCTCGATCCAGCGACCGGCACCTGGACGCGCAGCGAGGCGGCCTGATGGCGGTCGAAACACTGACTTTCGGCTGCCGCCTCAATGCCTATGAAGGCGAGGTGATGAAAGCCGAGGCCGAAAAGGCCGGGCTCGACAATGCCATCATTATCAATACCTGCGCGGTAACGGCCGAGGCAGTCCGGCAAGCCAAGCAGGCTGTGCGCAAGGCCCGCCGCGACAATCCCGAAGCCCGCATCATCGTTACTGGCTGCGCCGCCCAGACCGAGGCGCGCAGCTTTGGCGACATGGATGAGGTGGATCTCGTTATCGGCAATGCCGACAAGCTCAAGGCCGAAAGCTATAAGCCCATGGTCTTTGGCACGCCCCTTAACGACAAGGTGCAGGTCAACGACATTATGAGTGTGCGGGAAACCGCCGGACACCTCATCGAGGGCATGGATGGCCGCACCCGCGCCTTTGTGCAGGTGCAAAATGGCTGCGATCATCGCTGCACCTTCTGCATCATTCCCTATGGCCGCGGCCCGTCCCGTTCGGTTCCCATGGGCCTTGTCGTCGAACAGATCAAAAAGCTCGTCGCCAATGGCTATTCCGAAGTGGTTTTGACCGGGGTCGACATCACCTCCTACGGCCCCGACCTGCCCGGCGCGCCGACGCTGGGCAAGCTGACTCAGTCGATCCTGAAACACGTGCCGGACCTGCCGCGCCTGCGCATCTCCTCGATCGATTCCATCGAGGCCGATCCGGCCCTTTATGAAGCCGTGTCCGACAGGCGCCTGATGCCGCATCTGCATCTCTCGCTGCAATCGGGCGATGACATGATCCTCAAGCGCATGAAGCGCCGGCATCTGCGCGATGATGCCCTGGCCGTGGTCGATAAGCTGCGCGCGCTGCGGCCCGACATGGTCTTTGGCGCCGATATTATCGCCGGCTTCCCCACCGAAACGGACGAAATGTTCGAAAATTCGCTGCGCTTCATCCTGGAGGCGAATTTGACCTATATCCATGCCTTTCCCTATTCGCCGCGCCCCGGTACGCCCGCAGCACGCATGCCGCAGGTGAACAAGGCCGTGGCCCGCAAGCGCGCCGGCCGCTTGCGCGAGGCGGGCGAGACCCAGTTCCGCGCGCTGTGCAACAGCCGCATTGGACAGACAGAATCTGTTCTGGTTGAACGCAACGGCCTGGGGCGGACTGAACAATTCATCCCCGTGCGCATTGCCGGAGCCGAGGCTGGCCAATTGCTCGACGTTCGGATTTCCGGACTGAGCGATGACGGGCTGGCCGGCACACCCCGTCAGGCCGCGGCGTGATTATCAAGGACATCGCATGAGCGAAAAGAAACCCGGCTTCTTCCAGCGCCTGTTTGGCGGCAATCAGCCCGAACCAGCACCCGCGCCTGAGGAGACCACCTCGGAAACGCCGGTGACCCCGGACGCCATCCCCGATGTGCCCGAGCCGGAGACCGAACCAACAACGCCAGTCGAGCCGACCGAACCGCCTCCGGTGCCCGAGCACGATCTGCCGCCCGGCCCACCCGAGACCACGCCCGACTATATCGAGGATGTGGAGGACGAGCTGGCTGCTGCGCCGCAGCCGGTAGCCGAACCTGAACAGCCAAAGGGCTGGTTTGCCCGCCTCGCCTCAGGCCTCAAGCGGTCCTCGGATAACCTCACCAATTCGATCACCTCGGTTTTTACCAAGCGCAAGCTCGATGCCGCCACGCTCGATGAGCTTGAGGACGTGCTGATCCAGGCCGATCTTGGCATCGACACGGCCATGGCCATCACCGAGGCCCTGCGCCGCGACCGCTTCGACAAGGATGTCTCGGGCGACGATGTGCGCGCCGTTCTGGCCGCCGAGGTCGAACAAGTCCTTGGCCCCGTCGCCCAACCGCTAACGATCGACAGCACCAAAAGGCCGTTCGTTATTCTGATGATCGGCGTCAATGGCTCGGGCAAGACCACTACAATCGGCAAACTGGCGCAGAAATTTGCGGCCGAGGGAAAATCGGTCATGCTCGCCGCTGGCGACACTTTCCGCGCGGCAGCCATCGAGCAATTGCAGGTCTGGGGCCAGCGCACCGGCGCACCGGTGATCGCCAAGCCGGCCGGAGCAGACGCGTCAGGCCTGGCCTTCGACGCCGTTACCCAGGCCAAGGCCGAGGGTCGCGACATATTGATCATCGATACCGCCGGTCGTCTGCAAAACCGCGACGAATTGATGAATGAGCTCGAAAAGGTCATTCGCGTTATCAAGAAAGTGGAGCCCGAGGCGCCACATGCGACCCTGCTGACCCTCGATGCCACCACCGGCCAGAATGCCCTTAAGCAGGTTGAAATTTTCGGCCAGCGCGCTGGCGTAACCGGTCTGGTCATGACCAAGCTCGATGGCACCGCCCGTGGCGGTATTCTCGTGGCCATCGCGAAAAAGTTCGGCCTGCCGGTCCACTATATCGGCGTCGGCGAGGGCGTCGGCGATCTCGAGCCTTTCGAGGCCAAAGATTTTGCGCGCGCCATCGCAGGCCTCTAACCGTCCGCGTAGCGGCAAATCGTTCCATTGGAACGATTTGAGGTGAGACGGCCACGAAAGCGATGTTGAGTGGCGGGGAGAGTTCCCCTCGCCGACTCGGCTTCGCCGGGCCACCTCTCTCCCCGATGGGGAGAGGAAAAGACCTCTGGGTACAGTCAAAATCTGACCACTCTTACCCGCTATCGGCTTGCATCGGGGCAAAGCTGCCATCACATTGGCTGCAACGCTACGGAAAGACTGATGACGGAAAAAGCCGAACCGGAAATCAATTGGGACGAGACACGGCCCCAGATCATCAAGCTGGCGCTTGAGCTTGGGCCGCTGGTCGTCTTTTTCATCATGAACGGCCGCGCCGATATTTTTGTCGCCACCGCCTGGTTCATGGCGGCCATGGTTCTGTCCTTGGCGCTGAGCTGGTTTATCCTGAAGAAAATAGCCGTCATGCCGCTGGTCACCGGCGTCGTAGTGCTGGTTTTTGGTGGCCTGACGCTTTGGCTGCAGGACGACACCTTCATCAAGATCAAGCCCACCATCACCAATACGCTTTTCGCATCGGTGCTGCTGGGCGGGCTGCTCTTCGGCCAGTCGCTGCTCAAATATGTCTTCGGGGATGTCTATAAGCTGCGGCCCGAGGGCTGGTGGAAGCTGACCCTCAATTGGGGTCTGTTCTTTGTCGTCCTGGCCGTGCTCAACGAAGTGGTCTGGCGCAGTTTCTCGACCGATTTCTGGGTCGCCTTCAAGGTCTGGGGCATCATGCCGTTGACCGTGATCTTCTCCATGACCCAGCTGCCGCTGCTCAACAAATATGCCCCATTGGCAGAGCCGGCAAAGACCCCGCCAATGGGCGCTGAAAGTTAAGACCCGCGCCCGGCAAAAGCGCTAGCCAAACAGGCCCAACACCACGCCCTGGACCAGGAGAGCGGCTAGTATATAGCCGCTATCGATGGCGGTCAGCGACCAGGGCTTGCCCTGATAGCGATGGTTGAGGACCATCGAGGTCAGCACAAAACCCAGCCACATCAGAAAGGCGATCTGCAGCCCATGCCCCACAGTCATGGCGCCGGCCAGCGGCGGCGTCAGCACGGCCAGAAAATAGGCCATGACGAGCTGCACGATGACCGCAAAGACATAGGGCATGAAGTCCTTGGGATCGATATCCTCTTTTCGACGCCCGGACGCCTCCAGCCACTGCCTGGACAAAACGCCATACCAAGCCGCACCCAATGCCATGCTGGCCACGGTAGCCAGCACGATAGCCAGCCAATTGACGGCAAGAAAATTCATTTCTCTTCCCCCTCGCAACGTTGCACCGGGGAATTTAAGCCGATTTGCGGGACCTGAACAGAGAGGGATTCGAGCCCTGCGAGCATAGCTCTCCGGGCCTTGTAGCCTCCAGTCGCGCCACTGGCGCGCCTGGCCCCGAGAGGACGGAAGTGCCCGCCCTGCGAGCATAGCTCTCCGGGCCTTGTAGCCTCCAGTCGCGCCACTGGCGCGCCTGGCCCCGAGAGGACGGCTACAAGCCACCCATTTTGCAAATCAGGGCCCATTCGGCATCGCTGACCTTGGACACCGAAAGCCTCGAGAGTTTGACCAGCTCAAGCCCCGCCAGTTCGGGTGTCGCCTTGATTTCCGCCAGGCTCACCGGCCGGGGAAACGGCTTGACCGACTGCACATCGACGCATTCCCACACCACCTCGCCCTTGGCATTGAGTTCGGCCGTGCTGTCGGGATGGGCGGGTGCCACAATCTTCATAATGCCCACAATGTCCTTGCCGATATTGGAATGATAAAAGAAGGCTTCGTCGCCCACTTTCATCTCCCGCATATTGTTGCGCGCCGCATAATTGCGCACCCCGTGCCATTCCTCGGCCTCACCCTTGGCCGTCTTGGCCACCAGGTCGTCGAAGGAAAAGACATCTGGTTCCGACTTCATCAGCCAATAGGCCATGACTCAGAGCTCCACCCCGGTTGTATTGATGGCAATGCGCCACCGTTTGACCTCATAGCTGGCAAAAACGCCAGCCGGCACGAAGGGATCGGCCGCAGCCAGGGCCTCGGCTTCGGCTAAATCGGCCGCCTCGAACACCACGATCGAGCCTTCCGGCTGTTCTTCGGTATTGAGCAATGCACCGGCAAAAACCAGTTTCTTGCCCAGTGAATTGAGGTGGTCCAGATGCGCCGGACGGATATCAAGGCGCGTCTGCAATGCGCCGGGCGCGTCCTTGGCAATCATCGCATAAAGCATGTTTCAGGCTTCCC belongs to Devosia sp. XK-2 and includes:
- a CDS encoding YciI family protein gives rise to the protein MLYAMIAKDAPGALQTRLDIRPAHLDHLNSLGKKLVFAGALLNTEEQPEGSIVVFEAADLAEAEALAAADPFVPAGVFASYEVKRWRIAINTTGVEL
- a CDS encoding DUF1761 domain-containing protein yields the protein MNFLAVNWLAIVLATVASMALGAAWYGVLSRQWLEASGRRKEDIDPKDFMPYVFAVIVQLVMAYFLAVLTPPLAGAMTVGHGLQIAFLMWLGFVLTSMVLNHRYQGKPWSLTAIDSGYILAALLVQGVVLGLFG
- the ftsY gene encoding signal recognition particle-docking protein FtsY, translating into MSEKKPGFFQRLFGGNQPEPAPAPEETTSETPVTPDAIPDVPEPETEPTTPVEPTEPPPVPEHDLPPGPPETTPDYIEDVEDELAAAPQPVAEPEQPKGWFARLASGLKRSSDNLTNSITSVFTKRKLDAATLDELEDVLIQADLGIDTAMAITEALRRDRFDKDVSGDDVRAVLAAEVEQVLGPVAQPLTIDSTKRPFVILMIGVNGSGKTTTIGKLAQKFAAEGKSVMLAAGDTFRAAAIEQLQVWGQRTGAPVIAKPAGADASGLAFDAVTQAKAEGRDILIIDTAGRLQNRDELMNELEKVIRVIKKVEPEAPHATLLTLDATTGQNALKQVEIFGQRAGVTGLVMTKLDGTARGGILVAIAKKFGLPVHYIGVGEGVGDLEPFEAKDFARAIAGL
- a CDS encoding EVE domain-containing protein, coding for MAYWLMKSEPDVFSFDDLVAKTAKGEAEEWHGVRNYAARNNMREMKVGDEAFFYHSNIGKDIVGIMKIVAPAHPDSTAELNAKGEVVWECVDVQSVKPFPRPVSLAEIKATPELAGLELVKLSRLSVSKVSDAEWALICKMGGL
- the mtaB gene encoding tRNA (N(6)-L-threonylcarbamoyladenosine(37)-C(2))-methylthiotransferase MtaB: MAVETLTFGCRLNAYEGEVMKAEAEKAGLDNAIIINTCAVTAEAVRQAKQAVRKARRDNPEARIIVTGCAAQTEARSFGDMDEVDLVIGNADKLKAESYKPMVFGTPLNDKVQVNDIMSVRETAGHLIEGMDGRTRAFVQVQNGCDHRCTFCIIPYGRGPSRSVPMGLVVEQIKKLVANGYSEVVLTGVDITSYGPDLPGAPTLGKLTQSILKHVPDLPRLRISSIDSIEADPALYEAVSDRRLMPHLHLSLQSGDDMILKRMKRRHLRDDALAVVDKLRALRPDMVFGADIIAGFPTETDEMFENSLRFILEANLTYIHAFPYSPRPGTPAARMPQVNKAVARKRAGRLREAGETQFRALCNSRIGQTESVLVERNGLGRTEQFIPVRIAGAEAGQLLDVRISGLSDDGLAGTPRQAAA
- a CDS encoding septation protein A; this translates as MTEKAEPEINWDETRPQIIKLALELGPLVVFFIMNGRADIFVATAWFMAAMVLSLALSWFILKKIAVMPLVTGVVVLVFGGLTLWLQDDTFIKIKPTITNTLFASVLLGGLLFGQSLLKYVFGDVYKLRPEGWWKLTLNWGLFFVVLAVLNEVVWRSFSTDFWVAFKVWGIMPLTVIFSMTQLPLLNKYAPLAEPAKTPPMGAES